One stretch of Streptomyces sp. NBC_01363 DNA includes these proteins:
- a CDS encoding MFS transporter translates to MNRRWWALGALVASMLVLGFDMTILNVALPTMAEQLGATTGEQQWMADAYVVVFAALMLPAGLLGDRFGRRRMLITGLGIFLIGSLIGSLADAVPAVVTARCVMGIGAALVMPLALAVLPSLFGAPEDRVKAIGIVSAASALGLPLGPILGGWLLDHFWWGSIFLINIPMVAIGITACVFLLPETSDPASPKVDAVSTALTATGLGTLIYAIIEAPGRGWGDPLVPGMLAAGVVLIAALVVREHGAERPMLDMSLLRQRPFLLSALAATLVMFVMSGLMFILPGYLQAVLGHDAFGTGVRMLPMMGGLIVAAKTGAPVTQRFGARATMTAGLVVLAFAALLGSRTTVDSGYGFTALWLSVAGVGFGFAVVPAMDAALAALPADRAGSGSGLLMTVRQTGSALGIALLGSLLAGAYSGRLDTTGVPAAAADAAGDSVVAAHVVAAKFGAQRLADSADAAYLHGMSVVLQVIAVTALVSALLVGAFLTNLPTPSQERTDMAPAPADA, encoded by the coding sequence ATGAACCGACGCTGGTGGGCCCTGGGCGCGCTGGTCGCGAGCATGCTCGTCCTCGGATTCGACATGACGATCCTCAACGTGGCGCTGCCGACCATGGCCGAACAGCTCGGCGCGACCACCGGCGAGCAGCAGTGGATGGCCGACGCATACGTCGTGGTCTTCGCCGCTCTGATGCTCCCGGCCGGGCTGCTCGGTGACAGGTTCGGCCGTCGCCGGATGCTCATCACCGGCCTCGGCATCTTTCTGATCGGCTCGCTCATCGGCTCGCTGGCCGACGCCGTGCCCGCCGTCGTGACCGCCCGCTGTGTGATGGGCATCGGCGCGGCGCTCGTCATGCCGCTCGCGCTGGCCGTGCTGCCTTCGCTGTTCGGCGCGCCCGAGGACCGGGTCAAGGCCATCGGTATCGTCTCGGCCGCCTCCGCGCTGGGACTGCCGCTCGGCCCGATCCTCGGCGGCTGGCTGCTGGACCACTTCTGGTGGGGCTCGATCTTCCTGATCAACATCCCGATGGTGGCGATCGGCATCACTGCCTGCGTGTTCCTGCTCCCGGAGACCAGCGACCCGGCCTCCCCGAAGGTCGATGCCGTCTCCACCGCCCTGACCGCGACCGGTCTCGGCACGCTGATCTACGCGATCATCGAGGCGCCCGGGCGCGGCTGGGGCGACCCGCTGGTGCCGGGCATGCTGGCCGCCGGTGTCGTGCTGATCGCCGCGCTCGTCGTACGGGAACACGGCGCCGAGCGCCCGATGCTCGACATGTCCCTGCTGCGGCAGCGGCCGTTCCTGCTGAGCGCGCTCGCCGCGACGCTGGTGATGTTCGTGATGTCGGGGCTGATGTTCATCCTGCCCGGCTACCTCCAGGCGGTCCTGGGCCACGACGCCTTCGGCACAGGGGTACGGATGCTGCCGATGATGGGCGGGCTGATCGTCGCCGCGAAGACGGGCGCCCCCGTCACCCAGCGGTTCGGGGCGCGCGCCACGATGACGGCGGGCCTGGTCGTGCTCGCCTTCGCCGCGCTCCTCGGCAGCCGAACGACGGTCGACAGCGGTTACGGCTTCACGGCGCTGTGGCTCTCCGTCGCCGGGGTCGGCTTCGGCTTCGCCGTCGTCCCCGCGATGGACGCCGCGCTGGCTGCCCTGCCCGCGGACCGTGCGGGCAGCGGGTCGGGGCTGCTGATGACCGTACGGCAGACGGGCAGCGCCCTCGGGATCGCGCTGCTCGGCAGCCTGCTCGCCGGTGCGTACAGCGGCCGGCTCGACACCACCGGCGTACCGGCCGCCGCCGCGGACGCGGCGGGTGACTCGGTCGTCGCCGCCCATGTCGTCGCGGCGAAGTTCGGCGCGCAGCGGCTGGCCGACTCCGCGGACGCGGCGTATCTCCACGGCATGAGCGTGGTGCTGCAAGTCATCGCTGTCACGGCCCTGGTGTCGGCGCTGCTGGTCGGGGCGTTCCTGACGAACCTCCCCACCCCGTCGCAGGAGCGGACGGACATGGCCCCGGCACCCGCCGATGCCTGA
- a CDS encoding TetR/AcrR family transcriptional regulator: MAATSRPPSVSAPGTPPPLGLRERKKLKTRIAIRRATYRLISEQGYDATTIEQIAEAAEVSPSTVFRYFAAKEDIVLTDEYDPIMEAELRNRPADEPPLESLRFIVAKALTAFLASEEEELRQRTRLMVEVPAIRARMTETMSDTAKMLAQVLADRSGRSPDDLEVRVFIAAVLGALREVTLYWGEHGQEGDLIMLINQALDTLEGGLTL, encoded by the coding sequence ATGGCCGCCACCTCTCGTCCCCCTTCCGTTTCCGCCCCCGGAACGCCGCCCCCACTGGGGTTGCGCGAGCGGAAGAAGCTCAAGACCAGGATCGCGATCCGTCGGGCGACCTATCGGCTGATCTCCGAGCAGGGGTACGACGCCACGACGATCGAGCAGATCGCGGAGGCTGCCGAGGTGTCGCCGAGCACCGTCTTCCGGTACTTCGCGGCCAAGGAGGACATCGTCCTCACCGACGAGTACGACCCGATCATGGAGGCCGAGCTGCGCAACCGGCCGGCCGACGAACCGCCGCTGGAGTCGCTGCGGTTCATCGTGGCCAAGGCGCTGACGGCGTTCCTCGCGAGCGAGGAGGAGGAACTGCGGCAGCGCACCCGGCTGATGGTGGAGGTCCCCGCCATCCGGGCGCGGATGACGGAGACCATGTCGGACACGGCGAAGATGCTCGCCCAGGTACTCGCCGACCGCAGCGGCCGCAGCCCCGACGACCTGGAGGTCAGGGTGTTCATCGCGGCGGTGCTGGGGGCGCTGCGCGAGGTGACGCTGTACTGGGGCGAGCACGGTCAGGAGGGCGACCTGATCATGTTGATCAACCAGGCGCTGGACACGCTCGAAGGCGGGCTGACGCTGTAG
- a CDS encoding thioredoxin domain-containing protein, translated as MNRLAGVTSPYLLQHADNPVDWWPWTPEAFEEARRRDVPVLLSVGYSACHWCHVMAHESFEDDRVAAYLNEHFVPVKVDREERPDVDAVYMEAVQAATGQGGWPMTVFLTADAEPFYFGTYFPPEPRHGMPSFQQVLEGVSAAWTERRDEVAEVAGRIVHDLTQRSLVHGGEGLPGEAELAQALLGLTREYDEKHGGFGGAPKFPPSMTIEFLLRHHARTGAEGALQMAVDTCGAMARGGMYDQLGGGFARYSVDREWVVPHFEKMLYDNALLCRVYAHLWRATGSEAARRVALETADFMVRELRTAEGGFASALDADSEDGAGRHVEGAYYVWTPGQLREVLGEEDAAFAAEHFGVTEEGTFEEGSSVLRLPWADAGADADRVARVRAALLAARELRPRPGRDDKVVAAWNGLAIAALAETGAYFDRPDLVERATEAADLLVRVHMGDVARLDRTSKDGRSGGHAGVLEDYGDVAEGFLALASVTGEGVWLEFAGFLLDIVLQHFTGEGGQLYDTADDAERLIRRPQDPTDNATPAGWTAAAGALLSYAAHTGSEAHRTAAEGALGVVKALGPRVPRFTGWGLAVAEALLDGPREVAVAGPVGGELHRTALLGRAPGAVVAAGETAGTEFPLLADRPMVDGAPTAYVCRHFVCDAPTTDREALARSLGSSPSDD; from the coding sequence ATGAACCGGCTAGCTGGTGTGACCTCGCCGTATCTGCTTCAGCACGCTGACAATCCGGTCGACTGGTGGCCCTGGACGCCGGAGGCTTTCGAGGAAGCGCGGCGCCGCGATGTGCCCGTTCTGCTGTCGGTTGGCTACTCAGCGTGCCACTGGTGCCATGTGATGGCGCACGAATCCTTCGAGGACGACCGGGTCGCGGCCTATCTGAACGAGCACTTCGTCCCGGTGAAGGTCGACCGCGAGGAACGGCCCGACGTCGACGCCGTGTACATGGAGGCCGTGCAGGCGGCGACCGGTCAGGGCGGCTGGCCGATGACCGTCTTCCTGACCGCCGACGCCGAACCCTTCTACTTCGGCACGTACTTCCCGCCCGAGCCGCGCCACGGAATGCCGTCCTTCCAGCAGGTCCTCGAAGGTGTCTCGGCCGCCTGGACCGAGCGCCGCGACGAGGTCGCCGAGGTTGCCGGACGCATCGTCCACGACCTCACCCAGCGCTCCCTCGTCCACGGCGGCGAGGGGCTGCCCGGCGAGGCGGAACTGGCGCAGGCGCTGCTCGGGCTCACCCGTGAGTACGACGAGAAGCACGGCGGGTTCGGCGGGGCGCCCAAGTTCCCGCCGTCCATGACCATCGAGTTTCTGCTGCGTCACCACGCCCGCACCGGGGCGGAGGGCGCCCTCCAGATGGCCGTCGACACGTGCGGGGCGATGGCCCGGGGCGGAATGTACGACCAGCTCGGCGGGGGCTTCGCCCGCTACTCGGTGGACCGGGAGTGGGTCGTACCCCACTTCGAGAAGATGCTCTACGACAACGCGCTGCTCTGCCGGGTGTACGCGCACCTGTGGCGGGCCACCGGCTCGGAGGCGGCCCGCCGGGTCGCCCTGGAGACCGCCGACTTCATGGTGCGCGAACTGCGCACCGCCGAGGGCGGTTTCGCCTCCGCGCTCGACGCGGACAGCGAGGACGGGGCCGGGCGGCACGTGGAGGGCGCGTACTACGTGTGGACGCCCGGACAGCTGCGGGAGGTGCTCGGCGAGGAGGACGCCGCCTTCGCCGCGGAGCACTTCGGGGTGACGGAGGAGGGCACGTTCGAGGAGGGCTCCTCGGTCCTCCGGCTGCCGTGGGCGGACGCCGGGGCGGACGCGGACCGGGTCGCCCGGGTGCGGGCCGCGCTGCTGGCCGCCCGCGAGCTGCGCCCGCGCCCCGGCCGGGACGACAAGGTGGTCGCCGCCTGGAACGGTCTGGCGATTGCCGCGCTCGCCGAGACGGGCGCGTACTTCGACCGCCCCGACCTCGTCGAGCGCGCCACCGAGGCCGCGGATCTGCTGGTACGGGTGCACATGGGCGACGTCGCCCGGCTGGACCGTACGTCCAAGGACGGGCGGTCCGGCGGGCACGCCGGGGTGCTGGAGGACTACGGCGACGTGGCCGAGGGCTTCCTCGCCCTGGCCTCGGTCACCGGCGAGGGCGTCTGGCTGGAGTTCGCCGGCTTCCTGCTCGACATCGTGCTCCAGCACTTCACCGGCGAGGGCGGCCAGCTGTACGACACGGCGGACGACGCCGAGCGGCTGATCCGCCGCCCGCAGGACCCCACCGACAACGCGACCCCGGCCGGCTGGACGGCGGCTGCCGGGGCACTGCTCTCGTACGCCGCGCACACCGGCTCCGAGGCCCATCGCACCGCCGCGGAGGGGGCGCTGGGTGTCGTGAAGGCGCTCGGGCCGCGGGTTCCCCGGTTCACCGGCTGGGGCCTCGCCGTCGCGGAGGCCCTGCTCGACGGGCCGCGCGAGGTCGCGGTCGCCGGACCGGTCGGCGGCGAGCTGCACCGTACGGCGCTCCTGGGGCGGGCGCCCGGTGCGGTGGTGGCGGCGGGGGAGACGGCCGGGACGGAGTTTCCGCTGCTGGCGGACCGGCCGATGGTGGACGGGGCGCCGACCGCGTACGTGTGCAGGCACTTCGTCTGCGATGCGCCGACGACGGACCGGGAGGCGCTGGCGCGGAGCCTCGGATCGAGCCCGTCCGACGACTGA
- a CDS encoding Uma2 family endonuclease, producing the protein MTAEMVAPAWMHTQISAEQYESWSDEQCAGIEIVDGMVVVSPSASKRHNRLTRILANALDAAAGLDWNADTDFDVRLQDVPLTNRRPDVVVYRAETIDLTPTRPEHVLLVVEVVSPGSETTDRIVKVDQYAKAGIPFYWRIEQAATGVPIIYTYVLDPATKAYRDGEMFTGVIKAAAPFSVTVDLGAI; encoded by the coding sequence ATGACCGCCGAGATGGTGGCGCCCGCATGGATGCATACGCAGATCAGCGCGGAGCAGTACGAATCCTGGTCCGATGAGCAGTGCGCCGGCATTGAGATCGTGGACGGGATGGTCGTTGTGAGCCCGAGCGCATCCAAGCGGCACAACCGGCTGACCCGGATCCTGGCCAATGCCCTGGACGCCGCCGCAGGCCTGGACTGGAACGCCGACACGGACTTCGACGTCCGCCTGCAGGACGTTCCCCTCACCAACCGCCGTCCAGACGTCGTCGTCTACCGGGCTGAGACCATCGACCTCACACCCACCCGCCCCGAACACGTACTTCTGGTCGTCGAGGTCGTATCGCCCGGCTCGGAAACCACCGACCGGATCGTGAAGGTGGACCAGTACGCCAAGGCCGGCATCCCCTTCTACTGGCGGATCGAACAGGCCGCCACCGGCGTCCCGATCATCTACACCTACGTTCTCGACCCCGCCACCAAGGCCTACAGGGATGGCGAGATGTTCACCGGCGTGATCAAGGCTGCCGCGCCCTTCTCCGTCACTGTCGACCTGGGAGCCATCTGA
- a CDS encoding tetratricopeptide repeat protein, protein MRDSHRAEAEGLLVRAVEEEVRRSGGRADAGTLTARGRAALDSLAAAADDEYAAYLQALDAAEAGTQPLSQRFSRAALGTPLLVTGVAAVAAFGADVAFGTATGPALGAGAVVAVAGATATVAKVTASHWPAAHRRAGALGQPGGAEQLRLQWLAALEVRGIRPFIDQQRMLTASSRTPPKKVPPQSRTAPSLRRTDRSAAARTRSLLEQSFGHLPASDEPFAGRRAELEQIARWVREARASTETKPTVVVLHGTPGSGRTTLALRAAHGLKDLFRGACVVDLRGDVAGEAPLPTRDALLHLLNRLGAPREQLLFRDGASPGGADPSARGRASAEQQVRRLSELYHQHLTGTPVTIVLDDAGDAEQVRTLVPERSDSLVLVTAREPLELPADIPARVHHLPVGALDAAGAEELLRETAGTEEGPYDARATDTVAELCGGLPLALRIAGSSLGTRTRDALAADLAGYGPVAPVERALSLRYTDQSEQARRLLRRLALAGRASLGAAAAAALLSADEQEAERLLKALAGAGLLTHVRGSRYRLHDLVRGFALARLRDEEEAADRTAAQERLIRNYADLAGAVIRMVDGKMSTRAGQFGSHGFGSLDSALRWLDDESSFITSALRHAEGVDQGAVLDLLGALCDYCLLRGDLYRLGEISELTQAVDQGLLERSVQWRTGIAARQLGELDKARTTLSSVVGLYREAQNGAGTALALCSLGITLHHQGNLTEASARLREAIELQSSEEQAEDRAWSLHALAAVERDRARLAEALTLLDTALALHREGESLHGEAWTLFQLGQTLLRMGAVERAEVALRGALDLYGRTRDERGEAWALTQLARARLLDGDPAPAVEQLNGALARHRDNEDARGEAWTLFYLGQALEENGDTDPAVRQLERARTMFSRMRDVYGLACARHHSGRVTRDQRAAQTGNLRNSGFARQLLVDARADFRRIGVAHGEAWTCLELALIDAGNNRAPQALELCGEAVELFDSYGDARGADWARFLRCTLLPYASPGGSEVGTVVAQQELAELLGAGHPARDGKLEDCAEAFTVVLNRGVDLEDGWQAWRLGMTPTRHAREVMGVPVPAGHGPSGA, encoded by the coding sequence ATGCGGGACAGCCATCGGGCCGAAGCCGAAGGGCTGTTGGTGCGCGCCGTGGAGGAAGAGGTGCGGCGCTCGGGCGGTCGGGCCGACGCCGGGACGCTGACGGCACGCGGGCGGGCCGCGCTGGATTCGCTGGCGGCCGCCGCGGACGACGAGTACGCCGCGTATCTCCAGGCGCTGGACGCCGCGGAGGCCGGGACGCAGCCGCTGTCGCAGCGGTTCAGCCGGGCGGCGTTGGGAACACCCCTGCTGGTCACCGGAGTTGCCGCGGTCGCCGCCTTCGGCGCGGATGTCGCGTTCGGCACGGCGACGGGACCGGCGCTCGGCGCGGGCGCCGTCGTCGCGGTCGCCGGGGCCACCGCCACCGTCGCCAAGGTCACCGCCTCGCACTGGCCCGCCGCCCACCGCCGGGCCGGCGCGCTCGGGCAGCCCGGCGGCGCCGAACAGCTGCGGCTCCAGTGGCTGGCGGCGCTCGAAGTGCGGGGCATCCGCCCCTTCATCGACCAGCAGCGGATGCTCACCGCCTCGTCCCGCACCCCGCCGAAGAAGGTCCCGCCGCAGTCGCGGACCGCTCCGTCGCTGCGCCGCACGGACCGCAGCGCGGCGGCCCGTACGCGCTCGCTGCTGGAGCAGTCGTTCGGCCATCTGCCCGCGTCCGACGAACCGTTCGCGGGGCGGCGGGCCGAACTGGAGCAGATCGCCCGGTGGGTGCGGGAGGCCCGCGCGTCGACGGAGACCAAACCGACCGTCGTCGTCCTGCACGGCACGCCCGGCTCCGGACGCACCACGCTCGCGTTGCGGGCCGCGCACGGCCTCAAGGACCTGTTCCGCGGCGCCTGCGTGGTGGACCTGCGCGGCGATGTGGCCGGTGAGGCGCCACTGCCGACCCGTGACGCGCTGCTGCACCTGCTGAACCGGCTGGGCGCGCCCCGTGAGCAGCTGCTGTTCCGGGACGGGGCGTCCCCCGGCGGGGCGGACCCGTCGGCCCGGGGCAGGGCGTCCGCCGAGCAGCAGGTGCGGCGGCTGAGCGAGCTGTACCACCAGCATCTGACCGGCACCCCGGTGACGATCGTGCTCGACGACGCGGGCGACGCGGAGCAGGTCCGCACACTGGTCCCCGAGCGTTCCGACAGCCTCGTCCTGGTCACCGCCCGCGAGCCCCTGGAGCTGCCGGCCGACATCCCGGCCCGGGTCCACCACCTGCCGGTCGGCGCGCTGGACGCGGCCGGCGCGGAGGAGCTGCTGCGCGAGACGGCCGGGACGGAGGAGGGGCCGTACGACGCGCGGGCGACGGACACCGTCGCCGAGCTGTGCGGCGGGCTGCCGCTCGCGCTGCGCATAGCGGGCTCCTCGCTGGGGACACGCACCCGCGACGCCCTCGCCGCCGATCTCGCCGGGTACGGTCCGGTCGCCCCGGTCGAGCGGGCGCTGTCGCTGCGTTACACCGACCAGTCCGAGCAGGCGCGGCGGCTGCTGCGCCGACTCGCGCTGGCCGGGCGGGCGAGCCTCGGCGCCGCCGCGGCGGCCGCGCTGCTGTCCGCCGATGAGCAGGAGGCCGAGCGGCTACTGAAGGCCCTGGCCGGGGCCGGGCTGCTGACCCATGTGCGCGGCTCGCGCTACCGGCTGCACGACCTCGTACGGGGCTTCGCCCTGGCCCGGCTGCGGGACGAGGAGGAGGCGGCGGACCGTACCGCGGCACAGGAGCGGCTGATCCGGAACTACGCGGACCTGGCCGGTGCGGTGATCCGCATGGTGGACGGCAAGATGTCCACCCGGGCCGGGCAGTTCGGCTCGCACGGCTTCGGTTCGCTGGACTCGGCGTTGCGCTGGCTGGACGACGAGTCGAGCTTCATCACCTCCGCGCTGCGGCACGCCGAGGGTGTCGACCAGGGGGCCGTGCTGGACCTGCTGGGCGCGTTGTGCGACTACTGCCTGCTGCGCGGCGACCTCTACCGGCTGGGCGAGATCAGCGAGTTGACGCAGGCGGTGGACCAGGGGCTGCTGGAGCGGTCCGTGCAGTGGCGTACCGGCATCGCGGCCCGTCAGCTCGGCGAGCTGGACAAGGCCCGGACCACCCTGTCGTCGGTCGTCGGCCTGTACCGCGAGGCGCAGAACGGGGCGGGTACGGCGCTGGCGCTCTGCTCGCTCGGCATCACCCTGCACCACCAGGGCAATCTGACCGAGGCGTCGGCGCGGCTGCGCGAGGCGATCGAGCTGCAGTCCTCCGAGGAGCAGGCGGAGGACCGCGCCTGGTCGTTGCACGCGCTGGCGGCCGTCGAGCGCGACCGGGCCCGGCTCGCGGAGGCGCTGACCCTGCTGGACACCGCGCTGGCCCTGCACCGGGAGGGCGAGTCGCTGCACGGCGAGGCGTGGACCCTGTTCCAGCTCGGCCAGACCCTGCTGCGGATGGGCGCGGTGGAGCGGGCCGAGGTCGCGCTGCGCGGGGCCCTGGACCTGTACGGCCGCACCCGTGACGAGCGGGGCGAGGCATGGGCGCTGACCCAGCTGGCCCGCGCCCGGCTCCTGGACGGCGACCCGGCCCCGGCCGTGGAGCAGCTGAACGGGGCGCTGGCCCGCCACCGCGACAACGAGGACGCGCGCGGTGAGGCGTGGACGCTGTTCTACCTGGGCCAGGCGCTGGAGGAGAACGGCGACACCGATCCGGCCGTCCGGCAGCTGGAGCGGGCCCGCACGATGTTCTCCCGGATGCGGGACGTGTACGGGCTGGCGTGCGCCCGCCACCACTCGGGCCGGGTCACCCGTGACCAGCGGGCGGCCCAGACCGGGAACCTGCGCAACTCCGGCTTCGCCCGCCAGCTCCTGGTGGACGCCCGCGCCGACTTCCGGCGCATCGGGGTCGCCCACGGCGAGGCGTGGACGTGCCTGGAGCTGGCGCTGATCGACGCGGGCAACAACCGTGCCCCGCAGGCGCTGGAGCTGTGCGGCGAGGCGGTGGAGCTGTTCGACTCCTACGGCGACGCGCGCGGCGCGGACTGGGCGCGTTTCCTGCGCTGCACGCTGCTGCCCTACGCGTCACCGGGCGGCAGCGAGGTGGGCACGGTGGTGGCCCAGCAGGAACTGGCCGAGCTGCTGGGGGCCGGGCATCCGGCGCGTGACGGCAAGCTGGAGGACTGCGCGGAGGCGTTCACGGTGGTGCTGAACCGCGGTGTGGACCTGGAGGACGGCTGGCAGGCATGGCGCCTGGGCATGACGCCGACGCGTCATGCCCGGGAGGTCATGGGCGTACCGGTCCCGGCCGGGCACGGCCCGTCCGGCGCTTGA